A region of Paenibacillus sp. JNUCC-31 DNA encodes the following proteins:
- a CDS encoding collagen-like protein: MNNVSKKKKRGRLLCSLPVRGSHFKLSKGNSVEISIPFKELERFKELLILFSKTAPAAISQPTPFNIGALQGNLKELLLFTNTSVFSVAVKAELQSVLELAITGLEVVPFPRLNTLISLQDLIAELLQITLLLSTLPLHKDQLVGVIRSTNVALIIASVGISGPGSAGPAGAQGSEGPVGSQGPPGLPGPPELTKTEPFNPFNASSYVPGQVVTYEGSAYVVNTADPLGIPGTSPNFTLLVSIGSTGATGATGITGATGATGTGATGAIGATGSTGVTGATGATGVTGATGLTGVTGPTGATGIGVTGATGATGATGVTGATGSTGVTGATGVTGDTGAIGVTGATGITGDTGATGVMGTAGVTGDTGATGVTGDTGATGITGATGITGGTGATGATGATGSTGVTGTGATGATGATGLTGVTGATGFTGVTGTTGATGTIGATGATGATGATGLTGVTGGTGATGTGTTGTTGATGLTGATGVTGATGTGTTGATGATGSTGVTGVTGSTGTGTTGSTGSTGATGVTGATGATGSTGVTGATGATGTGTTGATGATGTIGATGATGATGATGATGATGLTGVTGGTGATGTGTTGTTGATGLTGATGVTGATGTGTTGATGATGTGATGATGATGLTGFTGATGATGTGATGTTGVTGLTGVTGATGSTGTGATGATGATGSTGVTGVTGTTGTGTTGSTGSTGATGVTGATGATGSTGVTGATGATGTGTTGATGATGTGATGATGATGLTGVTGATGATGTGATGTTGATGLTGVTGVTGATGTGVTGATGATGLTGVTGATGLTGVTGTGTTGATGATGTGTTGATGPTGATGSFRQFQVSENSPNTTGGSAIPLTTVPTTLKTITITGVTAGSSVWLTGIVGWESSSGTTAIQLQILRGATIIFSINQHAAGNNTFENSSVDHVDLTPGTGNVTYSLVALTLVGTANAIGAITFTGALI; this comes from the coding sequence GTGAATAATGTGTCCAAGAAAAAAAAACGAGGTCGTCTACTTTGTTCTCTGCCGGTAAGAGGAAGTCATTTTAAATTATCGAAGGGTAATTCTGTAGAGATTTCTATTCCATTTAAGGAATTGGAGCGTTTCAAAGAATTATTAATTTTATTTTCTAAGACAGCACCTGCTGCTATATCGCAACCAACCCCTTTTAATATTGGCGCTCTACAGGGGAATTTGAAGGAATTACTTCTATTCACAAATACGTCAGTGTTTTCGGTTGCTGTTAAAGCGGAATTGCAATCTGTTCTCGAGCTTGCTATCACTGGATTAGAGGTAGTCCCTTTTCCAAGACTCAATACATTAATCAGTTTACAAGATTTAATAGCCGAACTATTGCAAATTACGCTTCTTCTAAGCACTTTACCTCTTCATAAGGATCAGCTAGTTGGTGTAATCAGGTCCACGAACGTGGCACTAATTATCGCGTCAGTGGGGATTAGCGGCCCAGGATCAGCTGGTCCAGCCGGGGCACAAGGTAGTGAGGGACCAGTAGGTTCTCAAGGACCACCAGGATTGCCAGGACCGCCGGAATTAACGAAAACTGAACCGTTCAATCCTTTTAATGCTAGTTCATATGTACCTGGTCAAGTTGTTACCTATGAAGGTAGTGCCTACGTTGTCAATACTGCAGACCCTCTAGGAATACCAGGCACATCGCCAAATTTTACGTTGTTAGTAAGCATTGGCTCGACTGGAGCTACTGGTGCAACGGGGATAACAGGTGCGACTGGTGCAACCGGGACTGGGGCTACAGGAGCCATCGGTGCAACGGGTTCAACGGGTGTAACTGGTGCGACTGGTGCAACCGGAGTCACCGGTGCAACAGGGCTTACTGGGGTCACTGGTCCAACAGGCGCAACCGGAATAGGAGTAACAGGTGCGACAGGTGCAACTGGAGCAACCGGGGTAACTGGTGCGACGGGCTCAACTGGGGTAACTGGTGCGACTGGAGTCACTGGCGATACAGGAGCAATAGGCGTAACGGGAGCCACCGGAATTACTGGAGATACGGGTGCGACAGGCGTAATGGGCACGGCCGGAGTCACTGGCGATACGGGTGCGACTGGAGTAACAGGAGATACAGGTGCAACTGGTATAACGGGAGCAACTGGAATTACTGGAGGTACGGGTGCGACAGGTGCAACGGGTGCAACGGGCTCTACCGGTGTAACGGGAACAGGGGCTACTGGAGCCACTGGTGCAACGGGGCTCACAGGTGTAACCGGCGCAACAGGATTTACGGGTGTAACTGGTACTACAGGTGCAACGGGAACAATTGGAGCCACTGGAGCCACTGGAGCCACTGGTGCAACGGGGCTTACTGGAGTAACCGGTGGAACAGGAGCAACCGGAACCGGAACAACTGGAACTACTGGTGCAACGGGGCTTACTGGGGCAACCGGTGTGACAGGTGCCACCGGAACGGGAACAACTGGTGCCACCGGCGCGACGGGCTCAACAGGAGTAACCGGTGTGACAGGATCAACGGGAACCGGAACAACTGGGTCTACTGGGTCTACTGGAGCAACTGGGGTCACTGGAGCCACTGGTGCCACAGGATCTACGGGTGTAACTGGTGCGACAGGCGCAACCGGAACCGGAACAACTGGGGCTACAGGTGCAACGGGAACAATTGGAGCCACTGGAGCCACTGGAGCCACTGGAGCCACTGGAGCCACTGGTGCAACGGGGCTTACTGGAGTAACCGGTGGAACAGGAGCAACCGGAACCGGAACAACTGGAACTACTGGTGCAACGGGGCTTACTGGGGCAACCGGTGTGACAGGTGCCACCGGAACGGGAACAACTGGTGCGACAGGAGCAACGGGAACGGGAGCAACAGGAGCCACTGGTGCAACGGGGCTTACTGGTTTCACCGGTGCGACAGGCGCAACCGGAACCGGAGCTACGGGAACAACAGGAGTAACGGGACTTACTGGGGTAACAGGTGCGACAGGATCAACGGGAACGGGAGCAACAGGAGCCACTGGTGCCACAGGATCTACGGGTGTAACTGGTGTAACAGGCACAACGGGAACCGGAACAACTGGGTCTACTGGGTCTACTGGAGCAACTGGGGTCACTGGAGCCACTGGTGCCACAGGATCTACGGGTGTAACTGGTGCGACAGGCGCAACCGGAACCGGAACAACTGGGGCTACAGGAGCAACGGGAACGGGAGCAACAGGAGCCACTGGTGCAACGGGGCTTACTGGTGTCACCGGTGCGACAGGCGCAACCGGAACCGGAGCTACGGGAACAACAGGAGCAACGGGTCTTACTGGGGTAACAGGTGTGACAGGTGCCACCGGAACCGGAGTTACAGGGGCCACGGGCGCTACGGGACTTACTGGGGTAACTGGTGCGACGGGCTTAACTGGGGTAACCGGTACGGGGACAACTGGAGCTACAGGTGCGACGGGAACCGGAACGACTGGAGCCACTGGACCAACAGGTGCTACAGGGTCTTTTAGACAATTTCAAGTGTCCGAGAACTCGCCAAATACTACGGGGGGCTCAGCAATCCCGTTGACCACAGTCCCGACAACATTAAAAACGATCACCATAACAGGAGTCACAGCAGGAAGCAGCGTTTGGTTAACCGGAATTGTCGGATGGGAGTCTTCATCAGGTACTACCGCCATTCAGTTACAAATTCTCCGTGGAGCGACTATTATATTTAGCATTAATCAGCATGCAGCTGGTAATAATACTTTTGAAAACAGTAGTGTCGATCATGTAGATTTAACTCCAGGTACAGGAAATGTCACTTATTCATTAGTTGCGTTGACTTTGGTCGGCACAGCGAACGCGATCGGAGCAATCACATTTACTGGGGCATTAATATAA